A stretch of the uncultured Desulfobacter sp. genome encodes the following:
- the rocF gene encoding arginase, with translation MCKKISIIGIPMDFGQSLRGVDMGPAAVRYTGLIQKLRSLGHEVVDTGDIRIPIRDGDAITKSAKIDYVKEITQICTSVFDAGKSAIEEGRFPLFIGGDHSISIGTVAAATHHDPAGLIWVDAHGDFNTPQSSPSGNIHGMPLAVLTGEGYDELLNVGSPRVKVMPEHVVMIGQRDLDPKEKERLKSSGITVFSMREIDESGISAVANKALMKFAHLKRIHLSIDMDALDPLEAPGVGTPVPGGITYREAHLLMEILADSGKVRSMDLVEINPILDSANKTARLAVELTLSVMGKSIM, from the coding sequence ATGTGTAAAAAAATAAGTATTATTGGTATACCCATGGATTTTGGGCAATCACTTCGCGGCGTTGATATGGGGCCTGCGGCTGTCAGATACACCGGGTTGATTCAGAAATTAAGATCCCTTGGACATGAGGTTGTTGATACAGGAGATATCCGCATACCTATCCGGGATGGTGACGCAATAACCAAATCTGCAAAAATCGATTATGTAAAAGAAATTACTCAGATCTGCACGTCTGTTTTTGACGCGGGAAAATCAGCCATAGAGGAAGGACGGTTCCCGCTTTTTATTGGTGGAGACCATTCCATATCCATCGGAACGGTGGCCGCCGCAACACATCATGACCCAGCGGGTTTGATTTGGGTTGATGCCCATGGCGATTTTAACACGCCGCAATCCTCTCCCTCCGGCAATATCCATGGTATGCCATTGGCCGTATTGACCGGAGAGGGGTATGATGAATTGTTGAATGTCGGTTCTCCAAGGGTCAAAGTCATGCCTGAGCATGTGGTCATGATCGGACAGCGGGATCTGGATCCTAAAGAAAAAGAGCGGTTAAAGTCCTCGGGCATTACCGTTTTTTCCATGAGAGAAATAGATGAATCCGGGATCAGTGCTGTTGCTAACAAGGCGTTAATGAAATTTGCTCATCTCAAACGCATCCATCTGTCCATTGACATGGATGCCCTTGATCCGCTGGAAGCGCCGGGTGTCGGCACTCCCGTGCCCGGAGGAATCACATACCGGGAGGCGCATCTGTTGATGGAAATTCTGGCGGACTCGGGAAAAGTTAGATCCATGGATCTAGTGGAAATCAATCCCATTCTCGACAGTGCCAATAAAACCGCCAGGCTTGCTGTTGAACTCACATTGTCCGTCATGGGCAAGAGCATTATGTGA
- a CDS encoding ABC transporter ATP-binding protein translates to MESKIKPTTFLQSYKAGKTIAGENSPEYKKSMLLFIAAFTAEGLAYLCFFPLLSCLFRAEPSVVGAILWLVVMVLLVALELYCRWYGHDFDFKGTIVDVAHRLRLDLGEKLKSMPLEKLYSYKTGTLNNVLSVGVEYSVLSIGIVSSVIIQTVIPPILLILVSFMIEWHLAFAMLVLFCIAVPVQKWHRSGSSKGKIACGKALAQVESDVLEYVQGLPVLRSTNQVGERSVGLQTALRNHKKVQTKSVIELIAPMVVMSGIVEIGLIAVLSIGVFMITKGSLALSVAAALLVIISRFSEPLSLFSNLTQVFDIVDAALIKITELLSIKPLEVVCPPAELQQFDIGFSQVSFAYAKEEQYALQDVSFSIPAGKLTALVGPSGSGKTTITKLIMRYADPRKGCVKIGGTDIKQIRQEYLLKNLSVVFQDVYLFDDTILNNIRMGNPDATDEQVKEAAQKAFCHEFINRLPDGYNTAVGDIGGAMSGGEKQRISIARAILKDAPIVMLDEPTAALDTQSEVAVQKAIDTLVADKTVIVIAHRLSTIAGADNILVVEEGKIAEQGTHTQLMTLNKRYAAMWHAQQRIKEWNILSS, encoded by the coding sequence ATGGAATCAAAAATAAAACCCACCACCTTTTTACAATCATACAAGGCGGGCAAAACAATCGCCGGAGAGAACAGCCCTGAATATAAAAAAAGTATGCTGTTGTTTATTGCCGCCTTTACTGCCGAAGGATTGGCATATCTGTGTTTTTTCCCGCTGCTCTCCTGCCTTTTCAGGGCTGAGCCTTCGGTTGTCGGCGCGATACTATGGCTTGTTGTCATGGTTCTGCTGGTGGCACTTGAACTGTACTGCAGATGGTATGGGCATGACTTTGATTTTAAGGGAACCATTGTGGATGTCGCCCACAGGCTGCGCCTTGACCTTGGTGAAAAACTCAAGAGCATGCCCCTGGAAAAATTGTATTCGTATAAGACCGGGACATTGAATAATGTGCTTTCCGTCGGGGTTGAATATTCCGTACTGTCCATAGGGATTGTCAGTTCAGTCATCATACAGACGGTTATTCCGCCGATTCTTTTGATTCTTGTCTCCTTTATGATTGAATGGCACCTAGCTTTTGCGATGCTTGTGCTTTTCTGTATTGCGGTGCCTGTTCAAAAGTGGCACAGAAGCGGGTCAAGCAAAGGGAAAATCGCCTGTGGCAAGGCCCTGGCCCAGGTGGAGTCAGACGTGCTTGAATATGTACAGGGGCTGCCTGTGTTGCGTTCAACCAATCAGGTCGGCGAACGATCCGTTGGACTGCAGACGGCGCTTCGGAATCACAAAAAGGTACAGACCAAGTCCGTAATTGAGCTTATCGCGCCCATGGTCGTGATGTCCGGAATTGTGGAGATCGGCCTGATCGCCGTGTTGAGCATCGGCGTTTTTATGATCACAAAAGGCAGTCTGGCACTGTCTGTCGCCGCTGCGCTGCTGGTGATTATCTCACGTTTCAGCGAGCCTTTGTCTTTGTTTTCAAACCTGACCCAGGTTTTTGATATTGTGGATGCCGCTTTAATCAAGATAACGGAATTGCTCTCCATTAAACCATTGGAGGTGGTTTGTCCGCCGGCTGAACTTCAACAATTTGACATTGGGTTTTCCCAAGTCTCTTTTGCCTATGCAAAAGAGGAACAATATGCCCTGCAGGATGTATCCTTCTCCATTCCTGCCGGTAAACTTACGGCCTTGGTGGGGCCGTCCGGTTCCGGCAAAACAACCATCACCAAATTGATCATGCGTTATGCCGATCCCCGGAAAGGCTGCGTGAAAATAGGCGGTACGGATATCAAGCAGATCAGGCAGGAATATTTATTGAAAAATTTATCCGTGGTGTTTCAGGATGTTTATCTGTTTGACGACACGATCTTAAACAATATCAGGATGGGCAACCCCGATGCCACGGATGAACAGGTCAAAGAGGCGGCACAAAAGGCGTTTTGCCATGAGTTCATCAACCGTTTGCCGGATGGGTATAATACGGCCGTGGGGGATATCGGCGGTGCCATGTCCGGCGGGGAGAAGCAGCGCATAAGCATCGCAAGGGCCATACTCAAGGACGCTCCCATTGTCATGCTGGATGAACCTACGGCGGCATTGGATACACAAAGCGAGGTGGCGGTACAAAAGGCCATCGACACACTGGTTGCGGACAAAACGGTTATTGTGATCGCACACCGCCTCTCCACCATTGCCGGTGCCGACAACATCCTGGTGGTGGAAGAGGGCAAAATTGCGGAACAGGGAACGCATACACAATTAATGACGCTGAATAAAAGATACGCTGCCATGTGGCATGCGCAACAGAGAATAAAGGAGTGGAATATTCTAAGCAGTTAA
- a CDS encoding ATP-binding protein codes for MFKVKTKLRFILTLYTCLPIILIMLMVGGTDVFYDETFQSAMVLCITLAILLPIFSPHIIGFRWLFLGQLNQIFDICQLIKKGDYNYFQLPNETNEPENENEIQRLMRNMNWMIRQIELREEKLKEAAKNSETANIKKSRFLANMSHEIRTPMNAVIGLSHLCLGTQLTDEQRDYLEKIYDASHLLLNIINDILDFSKIEAGKLELESVPFCLDEVLENLSNMIAMKAHEKGLELVFDISPGTPVNLIGDPLRLGQVLLNLTSNAVKFTEKGEVVVAINTTTNTSDQPIELQISVKDTGIGIPADQLPTLFDAFTQMDSSTTRKYGGSGLGLAISKHLIKLMGGKITSQSKPGQGSLFSFFVVLKPNLSCVQRHLPITCSNQKILVVEDNSSTRQMLFDTLTSFSFRPVCVESGALAVKALGKRSGDDFFRLILIDSGMPEMDGIETIKQIQILPGIPKLPLILMTPIHEKKKIILTANELNIDGFLEKPFTPSTLLDTVRSVFAGANALGKTRCMDRQWAIEPQQALTGAKILLVEDNAINQRVAKNFLIKAGIKSP; via the coding sequence ATGTTTAAAGTTAAAACCAAACTGCGGTTTATCCTGACACTTTATACCTGCCTTCCCATCATCCTCATTATGTTGATGGTCGGCGGCACAGATGTTTTTTACGATGAAACATTCCAAAGTGCCATGGTGCTGTGCATTACACTGGCCATCCTGCTGCCGATTTTCAGTCCACATATCATCGGCTTCAGGTGGCTGTTTCTAGGCCAGCTCAATCAAATATTCGATATCTGCCAATTAATTAAAAAAGGTGATTACAACTATTTTCAACTGCCGAACGAAACAAATGAACCGGAGAATGAAAATGAAATACAACGTTTAATGCGCAACATGAACTGGATGATCCGCCAGATTGAATTAAGGGAAGAAAAACTCAAGGAAGCCGCAAAAAATTCCGAGACAGCCAACATCAAAAAAAGCCGCTTTTTAGCCAATATGAGCCATGAAATCCGTACCCCAATGAATGCCGTCATTGGGTTGTCCCATCTGTGCCTTGGCACACAACTGACCGATGAACAGCGCGATTACCTGGAAAAAATTTACGATGCCTCCCATTTATTATTGAATATCATTAACGACATATTGGATTTTTCCAAAATCGAGGCCGGAAAACTTGAACTTGAATCTGTACCTTTTTGCCTGGACGAAGTGCTTGAGAATTTGAGTAACATGATTGCAATGAAAGCCCATGAAAAAGGATTGGAACTTGTGTTTGACATATCTCCCGGCACCCCGGTGAATTTGATTGGTGATCCGCTGCGATTGGGGCAGGTCCTGCTCAATCTGACATCCAACGCCGTCAAATTCACCGAAAAAGGTGAGGTGGTCGTCGCGATTAACACCACCACCAACACAAGTGATCAACCCATTGAGCTGCAAATAAGCGTCAAAGATACCGGGATCGGCATCCCTGCGGATCAACTGCCAACGCTTTTTGACGCGTTCACCCAGATGGACAGTTCTACAACACGAAAATACGGGGGCAGCGGCCTTGGACTCGCAATCTCAAAACATCTCATCAAATTGATGGGCGGTAAAATTACCTCCCAGAGCAAACCCGGTCAAGGCAGCCTGTTTAGTTTTTTTGTGGTTCTCAAACCAAATCTTTCATGCGTTCAAAGGCACCTGCCCATAACTTGTTCAAACCAAAAAATCCTTGTGGTGGAGGATAATAGCAGTACAAGGCAAATGCTTTTTGACACCTTAACTTCCTTTTCATTCAGGCCGGTCTGCGTTGAATCCGGCGCACTTGCCGTTAAAGCTTTGGGAAAAAGATCCGGAGATGATTTTTTTCGTCTTATTTTAATTGATTCCGGCATGCCGGAAATGGACGGCATCGAAACCATCAAACAGATTCAAATTTTGCCCGGCATCCCAAAACTGCCCTTAATACTCATGACGCCCATTCATGAAAAAAAGAAAATTATTTTGACGGCAAACGAATTGAATATTGACGGTTTTCTTGAAAAACCGTTCACCCCGTCAACGCTTCTGGATACCGTTAGATCCGTTTTTGCCGGTGCAAACGCTCTTGGAAAAACCCGGTGCATGGACAGACAATGGGCCATTGAGCCGCAGCAAGCATTAACCGGCGCAAAAATATTACTGGTGGAAGATAATGCGATCAACCAGAGGGTTGCAAAAAATTTTTTAATCAAGGCCGGCATTAAGTCACCTTAG
- a CDS encoding class I SAM-dependent methyltransferase, with the protein MTHKISIKTGTVEETLLLPLWGRAYETQKSNPRLVDQNAAEIIQQIDYDFSDIEKTQAMSQHGWVARSLHTDRMVLGFIEQYPKATIVNIGCGLDTTFSRIDNGKIMFYELDLPDVIELRKNFYEDSDRHKSIASSFLDTQWFKDIAVRDGLLFLAGGVFCYFNEAQIKKFFIEVADYFKSCDFYFDTLSPMGMKFAKKQVLKKGGMGISMDGGWGLKPVKALEKWDQRIQVINSTPMSRGMKQGVPFKAKLASTIADLLGVCSMVHMRICHC; encoded by the coding sequence ATGACGCACAAAATAAGTATCAAAACCGGCACTGTTGAGGAGACGCTTTTGTTGCCGTTATGGGGCAGGGCATATGAAACACAAAAAAGTAACCCGAGACTGGTAGATCAAAACGCGGCAGAGATTATTCAACAAATTGATTACGATTTTTCAGATATCGAAAAAACACAAGCCATGTCACAGCATGGCTGGGTCGCGCGCAGCCTGCATACGGATAGAATGGTGCTCGGGTTTATAGAACAATATCCCAAGGCGACCATTGTTAATATCGGCTGTGGTCTGGACACCACCTTCAGCCGGATTGATAATGGTAAAATCATGTTTTATGAGCTTGATTTGCCTGATGTTATTGAGCTAAGAAAAAATTTTTATGAAGACAGTGACAGGCATAAAAGCATTGCCTCTTCATTTTTGGATACCCAATGGTTTAAGGATATAGCGGTGCGGGACGGCTTGCTGTTTCTGGCCGGTGGTGTGTTTTGTTATTTTAATGAAGCGCAGATCAAAAAGTTTTTCATTGAAGTGGCGGACTATTTTAAATCATGTGATTTTTATTTTGATACCCTCTCCCCTATGGGGATGAAATTTGCGAAAAAACAGGTACTCAAAAAAGGTGGCATGGGCATATCCATGGATGGCGGATGGGGATTGAAACCGGTAAAAGCCCTTGAAAAATGGGACCAAAGAATTCAAGTCATAAATTCAACTCCCATGTCCAGAGGAATGAAGCAAGGGGTGCCGTTTAAGGCAAAATTGGCTTCTACCATAGCGGATCTGCTTGGTGTTTGCTCTATGGTGCATATGAGAATCTGCCATTGCTGA
- a CDS encoding GDSL-type esterase/lipase family protein has protein sequence MFWYNDEIEPLEAKPVMPKGQKPRLLLYGSSSLRLWDEFANAFPEFEVVNQAFGGSTSAACCWFFKRLVPQFHPDLFVFYAGDNDLGEGRHPEEVFICFKYLMALIDQYCGKIPVAFISIKPSIVRQDLINSIKFTNKTIRKEIESFYPNCTFVNIFDPMFQADNKEILFEDDGLHLSANGYALWQKILKEQFLKKFIDPQ, from the coding sequence ATGTTTTGGTATAATGACGAGATAGAACCGCTTGAAGCAAAGCCGGTAATGCCTAAAGGGCAAAAGCCCAGACTCCTGCTTTACGGAAGCTCATCCCTGCGCCTATGGGATGAGTTTGCCAATGCGTTTCCGGAATTTGAAGTTGTCAACCAGGCGTTTGGCGGTTCCACGTCAGCTGCCTGTTGTTGGTTTTTTAAGCGATTAGTGCCTCAGTTCCATCCGGATTTATTTGTTTTTTACGCTGGGGATAATGATCTGGGAGAAGGCCGTCACCCGGAAGAAGTCTTTATCTGTTTTAAATATTTAATGGCTTTAATTGACCAGTATTGCGGGAAGATCCCCGTGGCGTTTATTTCGATTAAACCAAGCATTGTCAGACAAGATCTAATTAATTCAATCAAATTTACAAATAAGACCATCCGCAAGGAAATAGAATCTTTTTATCCGAATTGCACCTTTGTTAATATATTTGATCCAATGTTTCAGGCGGATAACAAAGAAATATTATTTGAAGATGATGGGCTGCATCTAAGTGCAAATGGATACGCGCTTTGGCAAAAAATACTTAAAGAACAGTTCCTTAAAAAGTTCATCGATCCACAATGA
- a CDS encoding ABC transporter ATP-binding protein, with protein sequence MKKNEIKRGLWAIMDPVMSWIYLAMATAAVGAVASIVSIYFMAGALNAVVNGNTAAGSGLNLWLLLILIAVLVIVSFLCRKGGFVISHLGAFRLEQILRTRLSEHLAKLPLGFITNTGSGTLKKVLVDDVNMLHAFVADSTPFIGKSLAGPVMSLIMMFVIDWRLALVSIAVLLVGGIFMRLAMRDNEVLRKKYDESQEMINSAVIEFVQAMPVVRTFDAGTSSFKRYTKALDEFRVAVKSWYDYSGNASRVGILILSPMPTLVAVTAAGIIFISTGTLAFPNFIALLMLSTGMADAMMPLMWLNNFIKKSEAGALRIQDILATKIMPATGHPETPKDASVVFEQVSFRYENRDSYALQDVSFEVPEGTVTALVGPSGAGKTTVARLIPRFWDVEKGTIRVGGTDIRNMLPETLMCHVSFVFQDTFLFNDTIANNIKLAKPDASDEEIYEAAKASQIHDFILSLPDGYDTVAGDRGLRLSGGQKQRITIARAILRNAPIVVLDEATAFADPENEEEIIRAVSSLMKGKTVIIIAHRLSTIRDVNQIVVFDQGMIAEKGRHEELINNNSVYAVLWKNYEQAQAWNLQK encoded by the coding sequence ATGAAAAAGAACGAAATAAAACGAGGGTTGTGGGCGATCATGGATCCGGTTATGTCCTGGATTTATCTGGCGATGGCCACTGCGGCCGTTGGCGCGGTTGCTTCCATTGTCAGTATCTATTTCATGGCCGGGGCACTGAACGCTGTTGTAAACGGAAACACTGCGGCCGGGTCGGGACTTAATCTCTGGCTGTTGCTGATCCTGATCGCAGTTCTGGTGATTGTAAGTTTTCTGTGCCGAAAGGGCGGCTTTGTGATTTCCCATCTGGGTGCCTTTCGTCTTGAGCAGATTCTGAGAACCAGGCTCTCGGAGCATCTGGCGAAACTGCCGCTGGGGTTTATTACCAACACCGGTTCAGGCACGTTGAAAAAAGTGCTTGTGGATGATGTGAACATGCTTCATGCCTTTGTGGCGGACAGCACCCCGTTTATCGGTAAAAGTCTGGCCGGGCCGGTGATGTCCCTGATCATGATGTTTGTGATTGACTGGCGTCTTGCCCTGGTCAGTATCGCTGTGCTGCTTGTGGGCGGGATTTTCATGCGTTTGGCCATGCGGGACAATGAAGTGCTCAGGAAAAAGTATGATGAAAGCCAGGAGATGATTAACTCGGCGGTCATTGAGTTTGTGCAGGCCATGCCGGTGGTCAGAACCTTTGATGCCGGAACAAGCTCCTTTAAAAGATACACAAAGGCGCTGGATGAATTCCGGGTTGCGGTCAAGTCCTGGTATGACTATTCCGGCAACGCATCCAGGGTGGGAATACTGATCCTGAGCCCCATGCCCACACTGGTGGCCGTAACTGCTGCGGGTATCATTTTTATATCCACAGGAACCCTTGCCTTTCCCAATTTTATTGCGCTTTTGATGCTCAGTACCGGTATGGCCGATGCCATGATGCCGCTCATGTGGCTCAATAACTTTATAAAGAAATCCGAAGCCGGGGCATTGAGAATACAGGATATCCTGGCCACGAAAATTATGCCGGCGACAGGGCACCCTGAAACCCCCAAAGATGCATCCGTTGTATTTGAGCAGGTGAGCTTCAGGTATGAAAACAGAGACAGTTATGCCCTGCAGGATGTCAGCTTTGAGGTTCCGGAAGGGACCGTAACGGCTTTGGTAGGGCCGTCCGGTGCCGGAAAAACCACTGTGGCAAGATTGATACCCAGATTCTGGGATGTTGAAAAAGGAACGATCAGAGTCGGTGGCACTGACATTCGCAATATGCTGCCGGAAACGTTGATGTGCCATGTGTCGTTTGTCTTTCAGGATACCTTTTTGTTCAATGATACCATTGCCAATAATATTAAACTTGCCAAACCGGATGCCTCGGATGAAGAGATTTATGAGGCGGCAAAGGCATCACAGATCCATGATTTTATTTTGTCTCTTCCCGACGGATACGACACCGTTGCCGGAGACAGAGGCTTGCGGCTTTCGGGCGGGCAGAAGCAGAGAATCACCATCGCCAGGGCGATCCTGCGCAATGCGCCCATAGTTGTACTTGACGAAGCCACCGCATTTGCCGATCCGGAAAACGAGGAAGAGATCATCCGGGCGGTGTCAAGCCTGATGAAAGGCAAAACCGTCATCATCATCGCCCACAGGCTGTCCACCATAAGAGATGTGAACCAGATTGTTGTGTTTGACCAGGGCATGATTGCAGAAAAAGGGCGTCATGAGGAGCTGATCAACAATAACAGTGTGTACGCCGTCCTTTGGAAAAATTATGAACAGGCACAGGCGTGGAATCTTCAGAAATAA
- a CDS encoding response regulator has product MEIYDKNDFDCILMDIQMPEMDGFEATKAILESLKDNHPPIIAMTANAMPEDKDQCMKAGMVAHIPKPVKPQYLFDVLQKWVVRGENTLNR; this is encoded by the coding sequence GTGGAAATCTACGATAAAAATGATTTCGACTGTATTTTAATGGACATTCAAATGCCTGAAATGGATGGGTTTGAAGCAACCAAAGCCATTCTTGAATCTTTGAAGGACAATCATCCGCCCATTATCGCCATGACAGCCAATGCAATGCCCGAAGATAAAGACCAATGCATGAAAGCCGGCATGGTGGCCCATATACCCAAACCGGTTAAGCCCCAATATTTGTTTGATGTTTTACAAAAATGGGTTGTTAGGGGCGAAAATACACTGAACAGGTAA
- a CDS encoding AraC family transcriptional regulator, whose product MRNAIDMDVDTINLDFSYDDFITFHGKKVIPHTQPEPDEFFWHCPRELGCGTFQRVKIRPGFDLWLTDCSFCRDIIFKNYEIPITIQFNVTLSGHYRVRLNGSPNYQRYFGEFHGISYYKDEYSYCRLIHDVPARSVSLTLQPDVFLACYKEHLHLMPPVIHDMIRGKVNTGYLYQSTITPAIREVIHQISGCRFHGIARKLFLESKALELLSLQLDQICSSSGSSPSRIRIHPQDKKQVEGVRDLLDGNLETPPSLQQLAKSAGMSHPKLNRCFKEMYGMTVFQYLRTERLNRAKIMLQEEGYSVTETAFQVGYDSVSHFSQVYKKLFGISPSASVRRKNR is encoded by the coding sequence TTGAGAAACGCTATTGATATGGACGTCGATACAATTAATCTGGACTTTAGCTACGACGATTTTATCACATTTCATGGAAAAAAAGTGATTCCCCATACTCAACCGGAGCCCGATGAATTTTTCTGGCATTGTCCCCGGGAGTTGGGGTGCGGTACGTTTCAAAGAGTAAAAATCAGGCCGGGGTTTGATTTGTGGCTGACAGACTGTTCCTTTTGCCGGGACATCATTTTTAAAAATTATGAGATCCCGATAACCATCCAGTTCAACGTAACCCTTTCCGGCCACTATCGTGTCCGCCTTAACGGCAGCCCAAATTACCAGCGGTATTTTGGCGAATTTCATGGGATCAGCTATTATAAAGATGAATATTCCTATTGCAGATTAATCCATGATGTTCCCGCACGCAGTGTATCCTTAACCCTTCAGCCGGATGTTTTTTTAGCCTGCTATAAGGAACACCTTCACCTGATGCCCCCCGTTATTCACGATATGATCCGGGGTAAGGTAAATACCGGGTATCTGTATCAAAGCACAATCACGCCGGCTATCCGGGAGGTCATACATCAAATCAGCGGATGTCGTTTTCACGGTATTGCCCGCAAACTGTTTCTTGAGAGCAAAGCATTGGAGCTGCTTTCGCTCCAACTGGATCAAATATGTTCAAGTTCGGGTTCCAGCCCTTCACGTATAAGAATTCATCCCCAGGATAAAAAACAGGTTGAAGGCGTCCGGGATCTTCTTGACGGCAATCTGGAGACGCCTCCCAGTCTGCAGCAACTCGCAAAATCAGCAGGAATGTCCCACCCCAAACTCAACCGGTGCTTCAAAGAGATGTATGGAATGACGGTGTTCCAATATCTTAGAACAGAGCGGCTCAACAGAGCCAAAATCATGCTTCAGGAAGAAGGCTATTCAGTGACTGAAACTGCTTTCCAGGTGGGGTATGATTCAGTGAGCCATTTTTCCCAGGTTTATAAAAAACTTTTTGGCATCTCCCCAAGTGCTTCGGTGAGAAGGAAAAATCGATAG